GCCGGGGCCGGGGGGTGGCCCGGTCAGGGGGGCGGGGGCGACCGCTGCGGTATCCCTCTGGAGGACGGACGTCCTCTCGTCCCTCTCGGGATTCGATCCGGGCTTCTTCATGTACTTCGAGGACGTGGACCTCTGCATCAGGGCGCGCCTCCGGGGCTGGAGCCTGGACGTGCTGCCCGAAGCGGAGGCGCAGCACATGGTGGGTGTCGCGAGCAGCCGTTCGTCGGCCGGGGTCTGGGAGGTCCGCTCGGCATGCAGGCTCGCTATGAAGTACGGGCGCGACCCGGGCAGGGCGAGGATGACCCTCCTCGCGCGCGAGATCCGCTCACTGGCCGCCATGAGGAACGGGCTGCCGGCATTCCTGAGAAGGGTCGCCGCCATCGCGGCCGAGAACGCCCGGAGGACCGGAGAAGTGTTCGAACCCTCGTCGAAGCCTCCATCCGAACTGCCCCCGGAGAGGAGCCCGCGTCCCTTCCGGCTCGATCCCGGAGGCATCATCGTCTCCGGGCCGGGGTGGATCTCCGGACATGCAATGGGCGGATACGGGGCCTTTACCGCCGGTTCGGGATGCAGGCTGACCGTGGACATGGAATCGCAAGGCGGTCCGGTGACCGGCAGGCTCTACTGCGGAAGCGAGCCGGGAGCAGCCTTCCGGACCGATTCGCGCGGGAGCCGCTTCTCGTTCATACTCGGGCCGGGCAGGCACTGCCTCGCCGCGGACGACAGGAACTCGGTCATCCTGATATCCGGGATGAGGGTGGATGAGCAGACGGGCTGACATCACAGCAATCCTCCGGTGCGCCGCCTGGGGCCTGGGAGCCGTCGCACTCCACATGGCGGCCGGAGGCCGGCCCTGGACTGCCGCATCGCTCCTCCTGGCGGCCTCCGGAGCCGCTTCCATCGAAGGGGGCGGGATCGCCAGGGCTGCATGCCTCATGCTGATCTCCGCCGGAGCATCCTTCCCGCAGGCAGCCGGATGGCTGACGGCGGCAGCGGCATTCCTCGGGATAGCCTGCGGAACAGGGTTCATGACGAGAGCCCTCCTGGCCCTCTCGATCCCCCCGGCGTTCCAGGGCTCGGCTTCGACGGCCGTGGCAGTCGCGAGTTCCGCGGCAGTCCTGTCGGCGTTTTCAGACTCCAGGCAGGCGAGGACGCTGGCGATCCTGGCCGGAGTGGTGCTTGCTATGCTCGTGGAAGGCCCTCCCCGTCCAGGCCCCGAGGCCGAGATCGTCATACAGGAGACCATGAACGGTCCCGGAATCTCCTGGGAGACGTTCCATGTCGACGGATCGAAGCCCGTCGCGCTGCTGCGCACTCCAGGCATGGAGCGGGGGACTGCCGACCTGGTCTTCGAAGCCGGTGGAGTCAGGGATTCCATGCCGGTCGGCCTGGTCTTCGCATCCGAGGGGGTGTTCTCCATCCCGCCCGGGAGGAGCGTCTTCGAACTGCCGCTGGACGGGGGCATCGTAGAGGTCCGCCTTGCCAGGAGATACCGGCCCTTCGAGCACCCGGTGATACACGTCCTGGAGGCGCACGCCCGTGCGGATTCCTGA
The sequence above is drawn from the Candidatus Fermentibacter sp. genome and encodes:
- a CDS encoding glycosyltransferase family 2 protein, giving the protein MSRSTTALVVTFNSSKVAGELAATLDSLADRCGAVVVDSDSRDGTVDLLGRLMPGIRIISTGVNRGFGSACNVGLSRVDTPYTLLLNHDARIDAASLELLERWLDANPGTAAVQPLIRAWGWPEVTASRGMGITGMYEGYDLGFMRFEPGPGGGPVRGAGATAAVSLWRTDVLSSLSGFDPGFFMYFEDVDLCIRARLRGWSLDVLPEAEAQHMVGVASSRSSAGVWEVRSACRLAMKYGRDPGRARMTLLAREIRSLAAMRNGLPAFLRRVAAIAAENARRTGEVFEPSSKPPSELPPERSPRPFRLDPGGIIVSGPGWISGHAMGGYGAFTAGSGCRLTVDMESQGGPVTGRLYCGSEPGAAFRTDSRGSRFSFILGPGRHCLAADDRNSVILISGMRVDEQTG